A region of Coccinella septempunctata chromosome 5, icCocSept1.1, whole genome shotgun sequence DNA encodes the following proteins:
- the LOC123313282 gene encoding uncharacterized protein LOC123313282, translating to MAECRSIPGEYTWQNCEDFQLPQNSVWYGRDDDGSDIFCGKAWCDGEEVPAKVIPNRRECKVIDNGCERVVPNCRKVLICRRDKGDNCHRRRDHCHRRRPCHCHDNSSSSESDQEESTTTEKSTCCNNESKVLEKNVKSCSSSTTTIVKKGSKNHHKKGGNECWYETRTRMVPKVTVQPRVRYFPKVINERTVRYVQERYTIKVCGSRCCDSCESCESSETCRPCEPCNPCEPCEPCNPCEPCEPCRPCEPCEPCQPCEPCDPCDPCSSNRISEHSEEKQQSHRSRSKSPSRKIKWF from the exons ATGGCTG AGTGTCGTTCAATTCCTGGTGAATACACCTGGCAAAATTGTGAGGATTTTCAACTACCACAGAATTCCGTGTGGTACGGAAGAGACGATGATGGCAGCGATATTTTCTGTGGAAAGGCATGGTGCGATGGTGAAGAAGTACCTGCAAAAGTGATCCCGAATAGAAGAGAATGCAAAGTTATCGACAACGGTTGCGAAAGAGTAGTACCTAACTGTAGAAAG GTACTGATATGCAGAAGAGATAAAGGTGATAACTGTCACAGAAGGAGGGATCATTGTCATAGGCGTAGGCCCTGTCACTGCCACGATAATTCGTCCAGTAGTGAATCTGACCAAGAAGAAAGCACTACCACTGAAAAATCGACATGTTGTAACAACGAGAGTAAGGTTCTGGAGAAAAATGTGAAGAGCTGTAGCTCATCCACCACCACTATTGTGAAGAAAGGCTCTAAG AATCATCATAAGAAGGGGGGCAACGAATGCTGGTATGAAACACGCACAAGAATGGTGCCCAAAGTAACAGTCCAACCTCGCGTTCGATACTTTCCAAAAGTGATAAATGAGCGCACTGTTCGATACGTTCAGGAGCGTTACACCATCAAAGTATGTGGAAGCAGATGCTGCGATTCCTGCGAATCATGCGAATCTTCCGAAACCTGCCGCCCCTGCGAACCATGCAACCCTTGTGAACCATGCGAACCTTGCAACCCTTGCGAACCATGCGAACCGTGCAGACCATGTGAGCCTTGTGAACCATGTCAGCCTTGCGAACCATGTGACCCATGTGACCCTTGCAGTTCTAACAGAATATCTGAACATTCAGAGGAGAAGCAGCAGTCTCATAGAAGCAGGAGTAAATCCCCATCACGTAAAATAAAGTGGTTCTGA